One stretch of Anolis sagrei isolate rAnoSag1 chromosome 11, rAnoSag1.mat, whole genome shotgun sequence DNA includes these proteins:
- the LOC132763929 gene encoding P2Y purinoceptor 2-like, whose product MDNSSQTAGASSLLLPMNSNSTVRCQPPGLHPAIPTVLAILSTGGLVFNAFSLWIFWFTLKRWSSGIMLQFNLALADAIILPVTPLTVAYFSLGNHWPFGEFLCQLQVFLLSTHLYGSIYFLMLISVHRYQATVHYNARSLWKKKSFLKKLIMVFWIILFLQGFPVFFSLKTSIIDSKVKCLSIYQSEHSELYLAYSIFLGILCFLLPFGVSLASYIMLGMAITNISQANLRGRVMKAKSIQMITIALVIFAICFTPLHICGTVAAIARYYDLPCESLHNVEIAYYLSVVFTMVNCCLDPFLYNAANEKFHKFFFKSLGKLLFSK is encoded by the coding sequence ATGGACAACTCTTCTCAAACGGCAGgagcttcctcccttctcctgccAATGAACAGCAACAGCACAGTGCGATGCCAGCCTCCAGGGCTTCACCCGGCCATCCCAACAGTGTTGGCCATCCTCTCAACCGGCGGCTTGGTCTTCAATGCCTTCAGTTTGTGGATCTTCTGGTTCACCCTCAAGCGCTGGAGCTCTGGCATCATGCTCCAGTTCAACCTGGCCTTGGCTGATGCCATCATCCTCCCGGTCACCCCTCTGACGGTGGCCTACTTCAGTTTGGGCAACCACTGGCCCTTTGGGGAGTTCCTTTGCCAGCTCCAGGTCTTCTTGCTCAGCACCCATCTCTACGGCAGCATCTACTTCTTGATGCTCATCAGCGTCCACCGGTACCAAGCCACGGTCCACTACAACGCCAGGTCGCTCTGGAAGAAGAAGTCCTTCTTGAAGAAGCTCATTATGGTCTTCTGGATTATCCTCTTCCTGCAAGGCTTCCCCGTCTTCTTCTCCCTCAAGACCTCCATCATCGACAGCAAGGTGAAGTGCCTCAGCATCTACCAATCGGAGCACTCCGAACTCTACCTGGCCTACAGCATTTTCCTGGGGATCCTctgtttccttctccccttcGGCGTCTCCTTGGCCTCCTACATCATGCTCGGGATGGCCATCACTAACATCAGCCAAGCCAACCTCCGAGGCCGGGTCATGAAGGCCAAGTCCATACAGATGATCACCATTGCGTTGGTcattttcgccatctgcttcacTCCTCTCCACATTTGTGGCACCGTGGCAGCCATTGCGAGGTATTACGACCTCCCTTGCGAGAGTCTCCACAATGTGGAGATTGCCTATTATTTATCCGTGGTCTTCACCATGGTCAACTGTTGTCTAGATCCGTTCCTCTATAATGCTGCTAATGAGAAATTCCATAAGTTCTTTTTCAAGTCCTTGGGAAAGCTGCTCTTCTCTAAGTGA